In Papaver somniferum cultivar HN1 chromosome 9, ASM357369v1, whole genome shotgun sequence, the genomic stretch AAACGTTTCCAAGCGACCTTACTAGAGGCGTGGCAATCGTGATGGGACAGGATGTGGCACTGGCACCCTCTAAATAGGGGAAAGGGGTCTGATTTTCAAATTTTTATTGGCACTGGAACCAAAATGGCGCTGAAAGAAAAACATTGGTAATTGCTCATTGAAACACAAATTAAATTTTCATTGGTAATTGTTCTTCCACGTCTTACCCAAAACATACAGTTATCACGGAATTTTTGGACTCTATCCTTACCTCCATTAATTCCTCTCGGCTATTGAGATTGGTTGTTGTTACCTACCTCCTTCatctatatttttgtttttttggccCATTTCCTAACCACAAAATTACAAACCAAACTCCAAAACAAACCTACTTTTGTTAACACCAATAGATTAGGTTAATGTCCATAATAAGAACTCTTTAACCTAATTTAACCTGTCCATTGACGATTAGGAACGAGCTACTTAACCGGTAGCTTCCTCTACCGACTAATTAACTGAACAAgcataggaaaaaaaaaaaactcccaaCTTTTTACTTTTTTAAGGCCATTCATAATGACATGTACATGTAATGTAGGTGAAGAGAGGTCTGTCTTTATGGGAAAAGGGACCAGTTTCATCTGATTCCTAAATACAAGACTAGTACTAGCAATTAAGAGCTTCTATAAAACCTCATTCAAAACCCTTCGACAATTTACTTAAGTTTCATTTTCTTCCAAACCAGATTTGTGAGATTGTGAGAGAAATGGCTCCCATGGCACAGCTTTCTGAGATTCAAGTGGAGCAATTTGTGTTTCCACCAACAATGACACCACCAAGCTCAACGGAATCGCTCTTTCTTGGCGGTGCAGGTTTAAATCCATCAATTTCTCTGTTTTTTTTGGCTTCACTAACCATTTTTGTGCAAGTTTTGATTGAAGTTTTCATGGATGGGGTGGTGGAACAGGTGTGAGGGGATTGCAGATCCAAGACAGATTCATCAAATTTACTGCAATTGGTGTTTATTTAGCAGAAGAGGCTATTCCTTCCCTGTCTCCTAAATGGAAATCCAAATCTCCGGAAGAGTTGAACGATGATGTCGAGTTCTTCATGGATATTGTTACAGGTAATTATAAACATTCAATTCCCCATGCTGGATGGGGCTTCCATGAATTCGTAATTTTCAGTTGAGGTTGTTGTGGTAAGAACATGTCAACACGGCAGAACAGCCTATTTGTTCTGAATTTCATAGAAATCAAGTTCCCCGTGTAAAATTGAGTTGTAGTCGGGGTCACCTGAGTTCTGTGGATAATCTTGGTTGGTTGATGGTTATTTGATGACAGGTCCCTTCGAGAAATTTGTGAAAATCACAAtgatcttgcctttgactggtgaTCAGTATGCGGAAAAGGTGACGGAGAACTGTGTTGAATACTTGAAATCAAAAGATATGTACACAGATGCAGAAGCCAAGGCAGTGGAAAGGTTCATCGAGATTTTCAAGAATGAAATGTTTCCACCTGCCTCGTCCATCCTGTTCACTATTTCACCTGCCGGAAGTTTAACGGTTCGTGAAACGTTCTTATGTTTGCTTATTATTATGCAGAGGGTACTGAAGTTATGATCATCAAAGAAGTAATCTTTTTCTCATGTTAAATTTATATAGGTTGGATTCTCAAAAGACACTTCCATTCCTGAAGCTAGAAATGCTGTTATAGAGAACAAGGCATTGTCAGAGGCGATTCTTGAATCGATCATTGGCAAGAATGGTgtttctcctgcagccaagcaaagtcTTGCAGAGCGCATTTCTGAACTGCTCAAGGGATATGAAAACAAACCTGACGATTCTGCTGCAGCAAAAACTGAGGAAGAGACTACAAAAGCATAGAGAGGGAGGGTGAGAGATTGAGTGTGTTCCCTTTGCTTCGTACTTACTGTCCAGTGTTCTGGTCATATGAATAAAGAATCTTCTTTCCTCATGTATATCGTTCCAATTAAACAAACTCAAAAGTCTTAAAGATATAATGAAAATTCACATAAATACACCTAATACCCTTGCCAAGAAAGAACAAGCCATTCATTATTCAAGGGGCAAAAATTTACAGAATGAGAAAAAGTCTAGTTTACAATTGAGGGACACAATAAGCAAACAATATAGAAAAACAAAATAGTAAAACAAATTTGTTGAAAGTGAATGTGCCCAAAGACGTTTACAATACTTTACATGGATATGGCAGGTCGTTTGTCAGTGTTGCGGGATCACAGGTCTACTCTCAATTGACTTGTACTGAAGAACAAAGTTATCCTGAAACCCAAAACAATGTCCCCCATTACTTTCATAAGATGGTGATTTAAAATACCCCCGTTATATATAAATTGAAAGAAGAGAATTAGGACGGGTGTGTTAGAATATCCAGACCTTGCGAACTGTTTCCCATGTGGTTGAATCGAAACAATGGTAGGAACCTCTCTCGTAGGTTTCTGTCTTTGCCAGCGGTTCCAAATTTGGCATTCTGAAAAACCATATCCGTAGATCTCTGTGGAAGAACCAGCCCCTGTTATAcctacaaaacaaaatcaaatgtcAGTTCAATTCCCACTTTTAACTTATCACGATACTAAAATCTGGGGTGGAATAACTCAGTAACATATGGCACCACAATTCTTGCTAAACAAATGAATTAAATGACATTCTTGTATAATGCAGAAAATCGACAATAACACAGGACAGCCCATAAAGTGTACAGCAAATTGATTCTTTCTGCATAAAATCTGAATGAAATGACGAGGTATGCAACAGAAGCATAAAGTTCAAGGAAGAAACATACAATTCGTTGGCCGCATACAACTGCGCCTCATCTCTTGGCATGCTGTGAAAAATAAACCACAAACTGATCAGGATCACCCTAGCATCGGAAGATAGAATGGCCAATAGAAGCAAAATTATATCAATGACAAAGAAATGCGAAAAAGATGGTAACCTGTAGAAGATATAAAACAGAGTCTCCAACTGGAACTTTTTGAAATATGATTGCTGCACATCCAATAACAGAGGTTAGAATCTGTAAGGAGGCTGCCAAGGAAGAGGAGGACTTCGCTGTGATAAGGTTTTTATAAAGCCTCCATATGTATGTTATCAGATAGATTTGAACACGCATGAGGAGATGGATACATGAAAGTTGAGCCATCTGGCTCTATGCAGCCCATATACacatgaaaaaaacaaaaacaaaaagagctcAATGAAACTATGTACTGTAAAGGCGACTCACTTGTAGCACAGGTGGTTGTTTTGCATAATAGCACTCAGGTATTGTATACTCAGGGTCCCCCTTAGCAGGTTCATCAGACCATGGAGAACCAAATGTTTTGTGCAAGTTTTCTACTGCATTCAAATTGAGACCTAAACTTGTCAAATCAATACCGAGGTAAAGAGATGACGCAGGTTTATCACTAATCCGTATGACACTTAATAATCCAAGCAACCCGTATTGGTCAGGAGAAGCTTGAGAAACATGCGTTGATTTCATGTTGCGGTCTCTATATAGTCGGCTTGCAGATGGCATCTGCGATAGACGGAACTGAGATTgattttgctgttgttgttgaaaaTTCTGAAGAAGCTGGTCATACGATCCTACACCAGATACTGAATTTGAGGAGTTTCTTAATCCCATGCTTGGTTGTCCACTAGACTGAACCTAGTGAGAGGAGAAAGTAAGAAACAATGTTAACTAAAAATTACCTTTTCACAAATGGAACTCCGTGTTACTTCAGAAACACTACAAAATAAACCACAACACACCTGTGAGTGATATGACGAATGAGAAGATGGGAAAAGATCAGAGCCATGTAACTGAAGATCTTGATTGTTAGAGGGTGTGTAAGAAAGCCCACCGCTACTTACTGATGAAgcatgctgttggtgctgttgggTTCGTGATGATGGATACGATTCTGAGAAACTGAATCCCCCAGGCCTCCCCATCTATTTGAATTATGTAAAACATATTTTAAAACAAATGCATGGAGATacccagaaaaagaaaaaataaaacttaaaaatcatGACTCACAGGGAAGTGCTGAGATTGCATCATTGATCCCGAACTATCGTGAAATTGTTCTTTCTGATGCAAATCCATACCATAATCAGCATTTCCACCTGCAAAATAATTATAAAGGTGGGAGCAACTGTTTTAACAAATATAAGAGGCAAATAAGTTTCAAGTGTCTTCTTTAGTGGTAAATGAGTCATCAAAGTTTAGTTTCATGAAGCAACTAAACTTACCTTTAAATCCAGGCAACGCCGGAAAATCTTCATTTTGAATGCTAAATTCTTGATTTTGTTGGACAACTGAACTAACAGCAGCACCTAGCTTTCGCATCGAACCTGCAGCTCTGTGGGTCATTTTAACATCCAAAATCAAGAGTAAACAATAAACATAAAATTTTGATGCAAAAGCCTTAAGACTCCACAAACCTTGTTCTTGAGGCCCTCCTGCAGAACTAGGACGTCCATTCAACTGAGGGAAATCATTCATCATGTCAAACGGGGAATTTTCATTTGAATTCATATCACTTAACATTCCCATCGACCTAAAGTTATTCCCTCCTTGGATCTGGTTTTGAGACAGTTGCCCACCAGCTGAAGGATAAGAATTTCCGAGCATGGACATAACCTGCGGGGTTGCTGAATCCACACAGTGTTACTTATGCGTATAAACATGACAAAGgaacaataagaaaaaaatagaatCCATCTTTCGCTGAATCAAGATTCATAGAAAACAAAAGAATAGGAGGTAGGCTGATGTACTGGCAACGAGGCCTTAAATTTTGTGGTCGAACGAAGCTGCAGTTCCAAATTCATGATATCCGTGAAATATAATTTATATGCTACGGCTAAGATTAGTACCTTGTTGAAGAATACCTCCCATATATCTGTTGGGTCCTTGTGCAGCCAAATTTCCAGAACCAGTATTCGCAGTCATATTGAGGCGAGATGCAAGCCCAGAAACAGACATTCCGCCGGAACTGATATTCCGTCCATTGTTACCTCCAATAGAGATATTTCCCATTGAACTAGTCATTCGAGCACCTGCATTACCCAAAATTGGAGATACCAATCCTGGAACAGCAATTCGGTTACCAACCGCAGAGGAGGTTGGATTCCAGAATGGAACCACTAACACCGATTATACTACCACTAAATGCAAGGTTTCCTACAATATTTATACCTCCTCTATTAGGGATCCACGGATGTCCTTGTGAGCCACCATGAGATATCTGCAAACCAGGCTGTAGGTTACAAACAAGAAGATACATAACAGCACAAatcacatatttgatatttcataaATTGCTAATTTGCACTATACTACCTGTGAGAGACCAACTGGAATATTATTAGAAGGATATCGTCCGCTGGAGAGGCTCCCAATAGGCTGTTGCATACCACTAGAAGGAGCACCATTTCCTGCTGCACTTCTAGCTGTAAGAGTGCTTGACATGTTCTGAACACTGAAGTTCCCATTCATATTTTGCATTCCTTGCATGGTACCTGTTAACAAGACCTTTTAATGTCAGATTTAAACTAACATATATGTAAAGTTACACAACATGATATTAACAAACTCGTAGACTTCCAAACCAGAATGATTATAAACGGGAGAAGGTGCAGCAGATTGGCCAGCAAAAGACGTTGCAAATGGCCGTGATGTGGACTCCGGAAGGTTTGAATTTGACCCGCTAAGCGATGACTATACAAGAGGtgtgcaaaataaaataaatcagaaAACAGTATATACACCATACAAAATAGCCAAACCTGTATCATACCATCATGAACAAGATTAACTATACAAAAAAGGAACCTCTCTCAATAGTAAACTGAACCGATAAACTGAGAATAACACATATTCCAAACAAAATATCTAACACTATTACTTAACAATAAATGAAAGGGAAAGGAACTTACATTAAGTATGCCAGACATTGCTACTATATATCAAAACTCTCCCCAAATCATCAGATAATCTTCTTCCTCAGTGGTTAGATGTGGCCTGAACTTAGTTACTTGTTTCCAGAAATTTCACTTTGGAATGTAAATTCAATCtctaatctggaaaaaaaaaacaatgagaCCATACCGTTAACGAATATAAAGCAAATTCACTAATGCAACTTCTCTCTAGTTCATTCATTTCCACAGAGTAACATTCGTAGTAAATTTAGGGTTTTACTTACTTTCTGATTGGCGTCAATTCCACTACTCACTAACAACCTATATCAATTACTAAcctgcaaaagaaaagaaggaagaaaaacgAAAATTATGACAAAGATCAGAAGTTGAAACCCTATAAATCATCATACACGGAAAATCAACTCAATTCAATTTAAAATCACAACGCTGATCAGTACAACTCAATCAAGCTTCTGATAAACTAAGAATTAGCCGGAACAGAATCATTCAGAAACTCCAAGAATTTATCATAGAAATGGACTTTTGAGAGATTATTGTAAAACCTCTAAGAAACCCCAAGCAAGGATACAAATTAGATGAATTTTTCCGAAATCGAGAAATTCAGGAATGGAATTGGAGTGGTTTAGTAGGAGATATTGAATTATAAGTACCTGAATCTTGTTAATCGAGTGAAAATTATTGAAAAAATTTAGGGTTACGGATTAGAGAGAGAGAATTGAGAAGTCTTCGTTTTAAATtgtgtttgttttcttattggGGAATTTTGGGGAAGAAAATCTTTCGACAGTGAGAGGGATGATAAAGTGTAACTGGTTATATTATAAGGGTTTATGTACGACATAATAGATGTGCACGTGGGATTATGAAGTTAGATTGTGATCTGATATTATCCTTCTTTCGCCGCAATAATGACGAGCGAAAATGACAGAAAACACCCTCAAGCTGCTAACCAGATCATGTGGGGTGACTGATCACCGGTCATTACTTAGACATTGTATAAGAAAGTAGAAGGATCCGATGACATGATTACAGTAACATTATTATGACATGGTGTCACCGTTTTTTTGAAAACGTCCAAACAACGATGAATTTGAAGCCAAAATTTGTGTGACATGTGTTTTtatataaaactctacattcctatCGAAAATGAGAATATTCTGAAATACAGAACTTCAACGTTTACAttttttaatttcaaccgttaattttcaacggttgatattcaaaatggtagatggGGTTCTTATACATTtcggaatgctctcattttttttttttgagcgtAGATACTTACATGAAGAACATGTTACCAAAAGATTAGTCTAAATTCATTATCGGTTGGGTTTAGTAGGcattaaaatatcaagattatgtcacTTTAACAGTGTCAACGGATCTTATCCCTATtgtgagggtaaaatacccgacggccacgtgtcaacatcccaaGGGGTGAATACATGGTAAGATGAGGAGATTGGAGCACTGAATCATCCTCTGAAAAGAAgggtttgtctcagtcgaggcaactgcacaagcgccacatgaatgacgcgtgtgtataaaggtctaatatgctcagacggtcaagtataAAAAgaaagaccgcatttaatgaaggataagaacaagactTGGGTAGTTGGGCATCGTGACGGAAGACTCGGACAATCTATACTACAACTCAGAGGAGatggagcacgaggttctccGCAGAAGGGCAGCACGATCCAAGGGAGAGCGAGAAAACTCGGAGGGAGGACCAAGTATGTCATCGCAAGGGACGGTATAGAACGAGTCCGAGGGAGCCATGACGATGGAAGAAAGCTCACCCAACTCGTACGATCAAGCGACCACGAGTTtattttgtctataaataccagtccatgtaccaggagatggaaaacttatgtaatcttagatggtatttctaaagagaattcctgagagatatTTAGATAGAGataaagtgagaaatctagaagagatttgtaacactttcaagggtaagaccttttaatcaataaaaaaacatcttcttctccgtggatgtaggtcttcatggccgaaccacgttatatgcttgtgtcagtctttacatttcatgctatttacatcttgttcatgttgaatcttgtatgtttaagtagtttttagtatttaatcttacttgggtgtagtagtcagaaaatatgcagctacattttggcgctagaaatagggaggtatgaagatctaagCTACCTCCCTAACAACATCTCTATATTTTTTTCATAATCTCTGTAAGAGAAGTGTTTTCACACTACAAAGTAGATTTAtgttgagatgaatgagtagaGCTCGGACTCAAAAATGATCTTCACGATCTGAGAAGTCTAGAAGAACCTAAAGATCAACAGATCTACGTTTTTCACtaattttctttaagatttcttgtTATCTTCAAGATTTTTAAAAGTTTTCCTCAAGTAGCTCAGGAGAGTTGTAGATCGGAGTAAATATGAAGTTTTAAACGCTTCAGTgtgctcaaacgatctcctccatgaaagagctGGGAAGAGATGATAGTCAGTAGGCTACATAAGGAAGCaatcaccttatgagagttgaaaaaGACGAACTTTTCAtgatgttcatcatcaaactcaaCATAATCTTGGAATCTCCTTcttaaaaatttaaatttaagtcaaggggaggaattaatgagtatataatcattcatcaaactcaaagtttgtttgaaatcataagttaaaagatgatgagaTATATTTCCTAGAATGGGAAAACGTACTCAATCGTCATAATTAGATTCTTTCCCTATAGGGGTATGGCGTGTTGAAGGAGATATTTCCTCGAAAAGATGGGACTGGAAAAACACCTTTTCTCCATCACCAACACCTCATGCAAGGAGGGAATGTGTCACATGTCTCAAAAATCTACTGCAAAGTCTTCTTGTACTAAACTgtccagtctgaactatgacttagtaattgcatgTGACCTGCAAAtttagggtcccacttttctaaaagaaaagacaaattaagtGTTATTGCATATGATGCAGAGAAGGTAATGGTGACGCAACGATCCACTCGTGCGagccaaagagaaaatgatgGAGCCCAAACAGAAGGACTCGACGACATGGAGCCAGGCGAGGCTCTGATCCCGGGcgagggacaacccgatgaccaatatcgggaaggactaactgataattctagctccgaaggcgagggaaaccccttcgagaagCGTGATGATATTCATCTTACTCAGCCAGGAGGGTTGATCCGCTTGCCGAGACAAGCAGCAAACAGTGAGGTCAAGAAGGATAGCCCTTCAGACCTCGCCGATGCTAGCGCTGCTATCGCAACCATCCTGAAAACCCAAGAGGCCTAGTATAAGACAATGATGAAATTAGAAAGGCTTAATAGAAAGCTTGAACGGAGAAACCGCAGGCTAAAACGCAAAGTGAAAAAGAAGGTACCACTCCCCACCATTGAAGAAATCCCAGAGGAGGAAAACCCTTTCGAGCATCTGCAAGACGACGAACGAATTAACATCCCTGACACCTCAAACGAGGAAACAACGGATCGATTTCCTAAGATAAGTAGAGGTGTGCCCGATCATGAGGATAGCCTATCCGAGGGGTCATCATATGTTGATCCCAAACAAAGACGAAAAAAGAACCAAATAAACGAAGTAAATATTGACTACGAGACCGAGAATATCGCAGACACAAACCCAAAACGAGGGGAGAACTCGAGGCCAACTCGCTCTAAGATTGTGTCATACGTTGAATAATCAGACGATGACTCAGAGCGATAAAGGAATCGCCACCATGAACCATCTTTCTCGCCCGAGAGAGCTctgggaagaagaaagaaggccgAAACCAAGAGAAATGAGGATGAACTCCAAGCCCGAGTAAACCGACTCAAAGCAATGTATAGAGAAGCTACAGGGACGCAAGAGAATAAGAAGTTGGCAGTAGTCATGCAAGAAGCAGGACAATCTCCCTTATCCGAAAGTATAATAAGATTGCCATTCCCAAGGAAATGCTCCCTATCGGTGTTCATACCCCCGTTCACAAGAACAGGAGATGCGATTCGGCACCTTAGGACTTATCGTATGAAACTAACCCAATGGGACCACTACGATTTGGTGTTGTGTAAATTTTTCCCGGCTAGTCTAAGAGATGAAGCCCTATTATGGTATAAAAATCTACCCAAAGGCTCAGTCAAATAATTTGCTCACCTATCCGAGATTCACAAGAAGATCGACggacaaaataaaatcatttaTCCATGGAACAGAGGTCAGCAACCAGAACGAACTAAAAATAGAACTGACTTCTGTGAATTCCACCAATTTCACAGCCACACGACGAACTCGTGTAGGGACTTAAAGAAGGTGCTATATGACATGATTAACGAGGGAAAGCTCCAAGAATACATTTCACAACCAACAGCCCCACCTACCAATAGGGCACCCATACATCGTGTGGAGATCGCCCGCGAGGCACAGTACTTAGGCTGTAATACCATATCACACTCGGCGATAGTCACCCCCGTACGAGAAGAAAATATTACTGGACGACTTCACAAATGAAACTTCAACGACGATGAAGTTTTCAGTGCATCCAGAGAACCCCCAATCgaagaatggatgaaacttcccATTACCTTTTCAGCCTCAGAAGAGCACCAAAAGGAGGACAAGACCACGACGACCCACTAGTGGTCACGATGGCAATTGCACTCCCCGAGCACGAGGGAGAGGAAATAAAAAACAAGGCACTGCCATGGGCAATGCCCAGAATCTTGATCGATGGCGGAAGTTCTGTGGAGATCTTATTTTATGAAACATTTAAATAAATGGGTCTCAAAG encodes the following:
- the LOC113309592 gene encoding chalcone--flavonone isomerase-like; this encodes MAPMAQLSEIQVEQFVFPPTMTPPSSTESLFLGGAGVRGLQIQDRFIKFTAIGVYLAEEAIPSLSPKWKSKSPEELNDDVEFFMDIVTGPFEKFVKITMILPLTGDQYAEKVTENCVEYLKSKDMYTDAEAKAVERFIEIFKNEMFPPASSILFTISPAGSLTVGFSKDTSIPEARNAVIENKALSEAILESIIGKNGVSPAAKQSLAERISELLKGYENKPDDSAAAKTEEETTKA
- the LOC113309591 gene encoding probable NOT transcription complex subunit VIP2 isoform X1; the protein is MSGILNSSLSGSNSNLPESTSRPFATSFAGQSAAPSPVYNHSGTMQGMQNMNGNFSVQNMSSTLTARSAAGNGAPSSGMQQPIGSLSSGRYPSNNIPVGLSQISHGGSQGHPWIPNRGGLVSPILGNAGARMTSSMGNISIGGNNGRNISSGGMSVSGLASRLNMTANTGSGNLAAQGPNRYMGGILQQATPQVMSMLGNSYPSAGGQLSQNQIQGGNNFRSMGMLSDMNSNENSPFDMMNDFPQLNGRPSSAGGPQEQGSMRKLGAAVSSVVQQNQEFSIQNEDFPALPGFKGGNADYGMDLHQKEQFHDSSGSMMQSQHFPMGRPGGFSFSESYPSSRTQQHQQHASSVSSGGLSYTPSNNQDLQLHGSDLFPSSHSSYHSQVQSSGQPSMGLRNSSNSVSGVGSYDQLLQNFQQQQQNQSQFRLSQMPSASRLYRDRNMKSTHVSQASPDQYGLLGLLSVIRISDKPASSLYLGIDLTSLGLNLNAVENLHKTFGSPWSDEPAKGDPEYTIPECYYAKQPPVLQQSYFKKFQLETLFYIFYSMPRDEAQLYAANELYNRGWFFHRDLRIWFFRMPNLEPLAKTETYERGSYHCFDSTTWETVRKDNFVLQYKSIESRPVIPQH
- the LOC113309591 gene encoding probable NOT transcription complex subunit VIP2 isoform X2; this encodes MSGILNSSLSGSNSNLPESTSRPFATSFAGQSAAPSPVYNHSGTMQGMQNMNGNFSVQNMSSTLTARSAAGNGAPSSGMQQPIGSLSSGRYPSNNIPVGLSQISHGGSQGHPWIPNRGGLVSPILGNAGARMTSSMGNISIGGNNGRNISSGGMSVSGLASRLNMTANTGSGNLAAQGPNRYMGGILQQATPQVMSMLGNSYPSAGGQLSQNQIQGGNNFRSMGMLSDMNSNENSPFDMMNDFPQLNGRPSSAGGPQEQGSMRKLGAAVSSVVQQNQEFSIQNEDFPALPGFKGGNADYGMDLHQKEQFHDSSGSMMQSQHFPMGRPGGFSFSESYPSSRTQQHQQHASSVSSGGLSYTPSNNQDLQLHGSDLFPSSHSSYHSQSSGQPSMGLRNSSNSVSGVGSYDQLLQNFQQQQQNQSQFRLSQMPSASRLYRDRNMKSTHVSQASPDQYGLLGLLSVIRISDKPASSLYLGIDLTSLGLNLNAVENLHKTFGSPWSDEPAKGDPEYTIPECYYAKQPPVLQQSYFKKFQLETLFYIFYSMPRDEAQLYAANELYNRGWFFHRDLRIWFFRMPNLEPLAKTETYERGSYHCFDSTTWETVRKDNFVLQYKSIESRPVIPQH